A genomic window from Lotus japonicus ecotype B-129 chromosome 1, LjGifu_v1.2 includes:
- the LOC130725113 gene encoding ARM REPEAT PROTEIN INTERACTING WITH ABF2-like, which produces MDQDHTAVRNLKRKQEECNNNTQLIDSQRDQTDKIVQQILVLKSVASSSLSDRVTCAAVKTALKVLSELVGDEELVDTIVNFDVEVPDGLQIGFVLLIGLLSYKPEYQQPIVDAGVPPCLVDFLRVHKAGLMSQALVGLLNTIVDTITNLAHTNINTMNLIRNEGGIPLLVELLEFNDSSVQRAAAGALRTLAFNNDDNTNQIVECNALPTLVLMLQSEDPTIHYEAISVIRSLIHNSQNIKEVVLEVGALQPVILLLRSSCLKTQKVATSLLGEFATSYSCSKARIAQRGAIIPLVDLLKSSDELLCAMSAFVLGKLAEDSDNQVGIAYNGGIEPLLNLLGSKNECIQHYAASTLSCVAYNEDNVVDIIKAGGIQKLLNGQFLLQASDYVCLCVEMILKRLEENMHGRVLKHLLNLMRFADKDVQRLVVIALAHLCSPNDYKTIFIVNNGLELLLDLLESKNLKQKSDASAALLKLSTKATFVSIVDAASPLLSSKVYMDEHYVNNPKLSNVTFLVEGERFYAHRACLQASSDAFHAMFDGGYRESEANDIEIPNIKWDVFEMMIRFIYTGTVDVKLDIAVDLLIAADQYLMEDLKRLCAHEISQDISVDNVSLMYDMSETYNATSLRNACILFVLEQFDKLSVKPWYCSLVCRISPSIRKFFSDLLTKPSDSEDH; this is translated from the exons atgGATCAGGATCACACTGCAGTCCGAAACTTAAAGCGTAAACAAGAAGAATGTAATAATAATACACAGCTAATAGATTCTCAACGAGATCAAACCGACAAGATTGTCCAACAGATTCTTGTCCTCAAATCCGTTGCTTCATCCTCTCTCTCAGATCGTGTTACCTGTGCTGCCGTAAAAACTGCCCTAAAAGTTCTTTCTGAACTTGTCGGAGACG AGGAGCTTGTGGATACTATAGTGAACTTTGACGTCGAAGTTCCAGATGGCTTGCAGATCGGATTCGTTTTGCTCATCGGCCTTCTGTCTTATAAA CCAGAGTACCAACAACCCATTGTTGATGCTGGAGTCCCGCCCTGTCTTGTTGATTTCTTAAGGGTGCATAAAGCTGGTCTCATGTCTCAAGCACTTGTTGGTCTTCTTAATACAATAGTAGACACAATAACTAATCTTGCTCATACAAACATCAACACTATGAACCTTATCAG GAATGAAGGTGGTATTCCACTTCTTGTTGAATTGCTTGAATTCAATGATTCAAGTGTGCAGAGGGCAGCGGCAGGAGCCTTACGAACTCTTGCATTTAACAATGATGACAACACAAATCAA ATTGTGGAATGCAATGCGTTGCCCACTCTTGTATTGATGCTTCAATCAGAGGATCCTACTATACATTATGAGGCG ATAAGTGTAATTAGAAGTTTGATCCACAATTCACAAAATATTAAGGAAGTTGTTCTTGAAGTTGGCGCTTTACAACCGGTGATTTTGTTATTGAG GTCCTCTTGTTTGAAGACCCAAAAAGTAGCAACTTCTTTACTTGGTGAATTTGCTACATCATATTCATGTTCCAAG GCTCGGATTGCCCAAAGAGGGGCTATAATACCTTTGGTTGACTTGCTTAAGTCCTCAGATGAACTACTTTGTGCAATGTCAGCTTTTGTTCTTGGGAAGTTAGCCGAG GACTCCGACAATCAAGTTGGTATTGCTTATAACGGAGGTATAGAGCCTCTGCTCAATCTTCTTGGCTCAAAGAATGAGTGTATTCAACACTATGCAGCCTCCACTCTCTCTTGTGTCGCTTATAATGAG GACAATGTTGTAGATATTATTAAGGCTGGTGGTATTCAAAAACTGCTCAATGGACA GTTCTTATTACAGGCTTCTGATTATGTGTGTCTGTGTGTGGAAATGATATTAAAAAGATTAGAGGAGAACATGCATGGGCGA GTACTGAAACATCTGTTGAATCTTATGCGCTTTGCAGACAAAGATGTTCAAAGACTTGTAGTTATTGCTCTTGCTCATTTATGTTCCCCTAATGATTATAAAACTATTTTCATTGTTAATAATG GACTAGAACTGCTTCTGGATCTTCTTGAATCTAAAAACCTAAAGCAGAAGAGTGATGCTTCAGCAGCGCTTCTCAAGTTATCTACCAAAGCCACATTTGTCTCTATTGTTGATGCTGCTTCTCCATTACTATCGTCCAAA GTGTACATGGACGAACATTATGTGAACAATCCCAAACTATCTAATGTCACATTCTTAGTTGAAG GTGAAAGGTTTTATGCTCATAGAGCTTGCTTGCAAGCTTCTTCAGATGCATTTCACGCAATGTTTGATGGGGGTTATAGG GAAAGTGAAGCCAATGACATCGAGATTCCAAATATTAAATGGGATGTCTTTGAGATGATGATAAG ATTTATTTACACCGGAACAGTAGATGTCAAATTGGATATTGCTGTGGACCTCCTCATAGCTGCAGATCAGTATCTTATGGAAGATCTTAAGCGTCTTTGTGCACATGAAATTTCTCAA GATATTTCTGTGGATAATGTTTCACTAATGTACGATATGTCAGAGACATACAATGCTACATCATTAAGAAACGCGTGCATACTGTTTGTCCTGGAGCAATTTGACAAGTTGAGTGTCAAACCATG GTATTGTAGCCTCGTTTGTCGCATTTCACCCAGCATACGCAAATTTTTCTCAGATTTACTAACCAAGCCAAGTGATTCAGAGGACCACTGA